The genomic window ACCTAGGATTCTAGCATCAATTCCTGCATAAATGGCAATGTGGTTATTAACCTCACAATCTTAGTTACATTACTTTCTTAATTCTTTCTGGGCCAATGCTTCAGCTTCAATAGGTTGCTGCTCTTTTTGTTGATAATTATAATAGATGAACGTTTGGAGTATGGTATCTTTCATACTGAtgataattgaagaaataaatcaTGGTATCCATATCTTGATCATAAATTATCTAAGTTCCATTCTTCATCAAGGAAGAGATCAAAATAGTTTAGTTAAATGGAGTTTATTGGTGTTCATAGCTATCCCAAACTTCAAACCATAAATGTTAAATAAAGGACCAAGGCATCCCCCTTCCTCGATTGAAAATgcttaaaaaactaattaaaaaagaCTCCTTTTCTCACAACACATAAAAGATACATAATTCTTAATACATAACATGCCAAAGGATAGCAACACTCGAAAAAGTTTCATATCCATCCCGATGATTCATATTAACAGAATGATGGTCCCAAAGACATGCGCGCGTTTCCACATTCAGTTCGATATAACTAAAGCTTTgcatattatacatatttaaaaacCCAAAGTCTAGTTCATTGCTTCTACTCCAAATATGCTTCctagaaacaaaaacatatttgtTGAACATATAAAGACTAAAATGCATATTCCCAGCAACTTTCGTAATAACTACTATGGATGATAAACACCAGTCTTAATCCAGAAATTACCTAGAACCAAGCCCTTATCCTAATATAGTGTACTGATGGGCAGTATAAGGCTTTATGAAATCTTCTAAGTATGAATCTAAAAGTGCAAACGTAGTTAATGTAAGGCGATTACAAGATTTGAGCTAATAAGAGCATCAAAGAGAAATCTTCGAACTTGAATCAAATCAAGAGATAAATCGAAACACCTATTTCATTTTCCATCTAATTCCACCAAAATTCagtgagaaaaataatataagcaTCAAAGAGAGATCTTCCAATACATAGAAAAACAGTAATAAATCAAGAAAtaaaggaaggagaaccgcacCTAGCTCGCTCCAAATTGGAAAGCTCATCGCCTACTACCTTCAACCGCTCCATCTCCTTGACGATCAGCGACTCCAGCTCGCGCAAGCGCTTCTCAGAAACAGCGACCTGGCTCTCGGCGGTGAGGACGGCGCGCCTCCAGAGCAAGACCTTCCTGGCCTTGTCCCTCTCGAACCTGATCTTGTAGGTGGATTTGGGAGGGAGAGTGGATGGAGAAGAGGAGGATTGGGGGAAATCGAGGGCGAGGAGGATGGACCATAGGGCTGGATCGGAGGAGAGGTAGGAGAAGCGGCGGGAGACGATGGCGATGGAGCAAAGATCGCGGTAGTCCAAGCGGGAAGTCTTGGCGCCGAGCTCAAGGATTCGGGACCAGAGCTCGTCGGGGAGGATGGACATGGCTCCTCTGCTTCTTTGCTCCGCTCAACACCGCCTTCACTGACATGGAGGTCCGATTTGCCTGTATACCCTTGGAAAAGGATGAAATTGCGTTTTTACCTCAGGGCGAGGTATAATTACATTTATATccctaaaacaccaaaaatttacACACATGTatctaaacaaaaatttaattaaaaatataaaaataaaataaaaattatcttttgaCCTTtgcaatagaattttttttttttggcttattAGGTTAAATTGCCTCCCAAGCTCCATGGAGAATTTATGGAGTTCTTAGAACATGAGATTTTGAGTCGCATGTATCTACCATTTCATTATCAAAGCATCATGAAAGTGCTTGTCTGTTGCCTTATAGACTAATCTGTCCACTTCACTTTCAGAATGAACTTTGTTGAGTTAATTACTCACAATTTTGCCATTATGAATTTTCTATTTATACGAGCACTGAGGAAGACTATTtgaattagaaattaataaaaaaaaaatgaggatatCGATGCACATGGCATGGAGTGTTTTCCAAGAAGTCACATCAAGATATATGAACTTCTAGTAGGGAGAACATCGATACCCATTTTTAATCTGAGCTATACTTGGATATGGAAATTTTTGTTCGTTTCTCTCGACAGTGAAGTAAAtagaatattaaattttatttgttaaatataactattttatttatttttattatttgtcgATCCGAATGAATaagtctttttaaaaaaataaatcttttcaACTTAGTTTTGTAGTAACAAGTCAGAAAGATTAAGAAATAGAACAATCTGATTTGATTCATAGTCTGACAGAAATAAAGAATTAGATCGAAACTCTTCCTGAAACGTTCTTGCCACATATCTTTCAAGCAaaatcttcatcattttctgcAAATATTATTCATATGTTAATGTCTTGTATTATGACAATTTTTTATGCCAAGAATGACAAATTGAAAGACTTAGTTGTGACAATTAAGCACTTGGAGTCCCTTAGACAACAAAAGATAACATACGGTCATAAAGAgattgttgtatattttaaagatatttgaatttttttattcttaatatgtttataaatttattttaatagcaTTCTTAATTCATTGATTCTctaattatttatagtttttaattttaaattatttcttaatagTTTAAGGAGTTTCGATAGCTTAATTGCTCACAaggtttatttctatatttaattgTAATGTTACATTTGGGTGATGTCATCAATCGggcaattaatatttttcttaaatagaaaTTACGATtcattagtttattttaattgtaatcTCTATCATAAATTCTAACATTATATCTTTcaagttttaaaacttttagCCTTAGCCCTCACTTATAGAGagatatattttcatttactttGTTAAATATATCCTTAGATTATTTTCATCCTTCGCTATTCTGAATCCTAACCAACTATTTGGAAGATGCTATTTTATCTTGGGGAGTTTTTGTGCCTTAGGTGAATAAACTCTTTGTGAACGGTGTCAACACACGTCTCAGGCTTTCTTTAACCTTCTAGATTTTCCAACACTCTGAAGAGTTTATATGGAAATAACACCAACGTTGTTCCTCCCCCGAACGATACAACTACCATTACCCTACAAGTGATCACTTATGCTTCTTTACCAATCGCttcttttgtatattttgttgttgttgcatTAGCAAAACCTTTTTCAGAGATCTCTAAGATAGAGGTTTTCATAGGCCAATTGGAATTTACAGGTTTAAAATTGGCTTGCAATGAGGCAGAAATGGCTAAGAAACTTCTTAGCTAATATTCTACTAGGAATAAAACCAACACCATAGTGTTGATACATTGTGATTGCAAAGCGGCAATAGCCATTGCAAAGAATAAGGCCTTTAGTGGTAAAAATAGACATATAAGATTGAGGCATAACATAATGTGGTTGAGTAGCTGCTAAAAAATGGAACTATATCTATTGATTATGTAAAGTCAAAAGTGAATTTAGCCGATCCTCTAACTAAGCCTTTGGGAAGGAAACtaatatatgaaacattgaGGCCAAATGGGACTTAAGCCAATTTGAAATTAACAGCAATGGTAACCCTACTTTTGTGATAGTAGATCCCATGAAGAAGGTTCATATGGGTAAAAACAAGAAACTTGTTAACTTTTCTAGCACTATTTATTTAAAGGCTTTTAATGAATTTCATACCCCTTATGGGTGGTGCATGAATTGCAGCATACACTTGATGAAATCACCTATGTGAGTGATAAATGGAGCTACTTGAATGACATCTTGGTATAATATCTAGGGCACTCATAAATTATTAGGCACGTGCATGGCTAATGAGTGCAAAATAATGTCAATAGCGAAGAATTGAAGGGTTGTAATGTGACTGATAGacctctaatatatatattaagtatttTGGTTCATAGAAGTTTACTTCACCATCTCACTATATGTTATATCTTATCAATCTAAGATCTTGTTCATAGTCAAAAGACAAGAAATTTAATATATTGCACTTAAACCGTTAACGCATAAAATtgatttcttaaaatatttttgaaaactttTGGAATATGTGCGGgattgttgtatattttaatgatatttcaaaagtttttctttattcttcatatgtttaaatttattttgatagcattcttaattgattaattctctaattaattataattttcaattttatagtaTTTCCTTAATAATTTAAGGAGTCTAGAAAGCTTAATTGTTCATAaggtttatttctatatttaattcTATATTTAATTCTAATGTTACATTTAGGTGATGGCATcaattgggcaattaaagttaTTCTTAATTTGAATTTACAATtcattactttattttaatagtaATTGCTATCATGAATTCTAACGTGATatctttcaaattttataaattttagccTTAAATATTTTCTCTTATATATAGATGATAGCCTAGCTTTTAGAGAGATATATTTTCTTTGACTTTGTTCACTACTTTCTTAGGTTATTTTCTGCTTTCACTATTTTGAATCTTGGCCAACTGATTGCAAGAGCCTGTTAtatttttgggaatttttgTGTCTTGGGCGAATAAGCTCTTGAGACACTACAAGAAATCAAGCATTTAGTGGCTGTTTTTAGGTCATTTCCCGGCAGTTGTAACCGCCGCTAAATGCACTCGGTAGCAATTAACAAACCGCCGTGAATTCAGGTGTCGGCAATGCATTTCTCGGTGGTTATGACCAACTGCCGGAATAACCGCCGGGAGATGGATTACGACATTTGTGGCGGTTTGTAACTGCCGTGTGAACGCCCGCCATGTGTCACCGTCACTCTCGTGATCAAGATTTCCCAGCGGTTATAACCGTCGGGATTCTGAAagatatttttggaattttcgtTTGGGGGCGGTTTAAACCGCCGAGGttgtgattctttttttttattattataattttttaggatgataaataatacaataattaaatatcctGAGTAGTAGATAATAAAAACTGACAAAACTGATTGATTGATATAATAAACCCATATTTTATTTACCAGAAGGAGTAACACAACACCAATTCTAGTTTCTTACAGTTCTTTTCTGCAAAATAGAAAGGCACAACCATACACTTTGTTCATTCCGGACAAGCAAATAGCCAATGAATCCACATGAATAAATGAGTAATACCTTGACCTAAGCCCCATTCTGCTGGCAGTCTTTGGCTCTGAAAGGAATTATTTACATTATGGTCAGAAATGCCATTCTGATATGACACTGTCATTAATTGGTGGAGATGTGAGTGCAACTTCTGCAGCTGGGGATAAAAAATTACAGTAACATCAAGCAACAACACAAGTACCATTCATGAGTTGAGAGATGCATGGTCTCATATAACCATAATTTGAAATCTCAAGCTGATTTGCAAAGTGGTGAGTCCGCATGTTCCCAgttgaatttttcatataaCCATAACCTGAGCATCAACTCCAGATGAAACCGACACATTCAGCGTGTTCGAGAAGGCAAGACCAGTGATTTTTTTTGTGTGGCTAAGTTTACTCTTGACCTGCaacaagataaacaaataacataTAAATGTTGGTCTTTTGGTGACTAATCACACAAATAGGTCCGTAGTCACAAACCTCATCTACTTGAACATTATAGATTTGGATTGTCGAGTCATCCATTCCTATAGCTATTATATTATTATCCTGAGAATGAAATGCAAGAAATGTTGCTACCTGTGGCAGAGGCATGAATGTTGTCATGGTCTGCATTTATCagaatattattaaaatggTTACAATTTTGAGAATACGAAATGATCTGACTGGAAAAAGAAATGGCTTCAAGAGTTGTCATAGGAGTACCTTAAAAGTCATCATGTTAAAGAGAGAAATTTTTCCACCAGATGAAGACATGACATAAGAGTCATTCTTTGACAAAGCAAAGCAAGGAACTGCTTCCTCAGGATTTATGTCAGCTATTTCATTGGTCATTATTATACCACTTGCA from Dioscorea cayenensis subsp. rotundata cultivar TDr96_F1 chromosome 9, TDr96_F1_v2_PseudoChromosome.rev07_lg8_w22 25.fasta, whole genome shotgun sequence includes these protein-coding regions:
- the LOC120269489 gene encoding F-box protein SKIP24 isoform X1; protein product: MSILPDELWSRILELGAKTSRLDYRDLCSIAIVSRRFSYLSSDPALWSILLALDFPQSSSSPSTLPPKSTYKIRFERDKARKVLLWRRAVLTAESQVAVSEKRLRELESLIVKEMERLKVVGDELSNLERARHAAVALNVWQPEVVRSSHVEIVGQCTVPIDSRLSTLRMEFKVCKQQIGVYKKALNDENLRLSERKEKLTSVKYHPLQSYHTSNTNDNGNVKRKKLKQCTECLQHNV
- the LOC120269489 gene encoding F-box protein SKIP24 isoform X2 encodes the protein MSILPDELWSRILELGAKTSRLDYRDLCSIAIVSRRFSYLSSDPALWSILLALDFPQSSSSPSTLPPKSTYKIRFERDKARKVLLWRRAVLTAESQVAVSEKRLRELESLIVKEMERLKVVGDELSNLERARHAAVALNVWQPEVVRSSHVEIVGQCTVPIDSRLSTLRMEFKVCKQQIGVYKKALNDENLRLSERKEKLTSVKYHPLQSYHTSNTNDNGNVKRKKLKQCTE